A stretch of DNA from Pseudonocardia hierapolitana:
GCCCTGCCCCGATCGCCGAACGGCAAGTTCGACCGGGCGGTTCTTCGCCACGAGCTCAACGCCTCCCGCCCTCTGCAGGACCGATGAGGAGAACCAGATGAGCCGCTCGCCAGAGATCTCACAGGCGATCTTCGAGGACGTCAAGGCCGTCGTGGTGACCACGCTGGACATCGAGGACAAGGCCGATGACCTCGGCCCGGAGACGGGCCTACACGGCAATCTTCCCGAGCTCGACTCGCTCACCGTCGTCAAGCTCATCGTCGCCCTGCAGGAGCGGTTCGGGATCGAGATCGAGATCGACGAGATCATGGGCGACGTCTTCGGCAGCCTTGGGCGGCTCGCGGCCTTCGTGGAGTCCAAGGTGCGCTGGGAGCCACTCGTCGGAGTCGATACAGGAAGGGTGCGGCATGACGTCTCCAGGCGTGCACCTGAGGGAGATCACTGACGCCAACCGGGATGCGGTTCGCGCCCTCCGCATCCGGCGTGACCAGAAGCAGTTCGTCGCCTCGGTGTCCAAGTCGCTCAAGCAGGCGGCAGCGACGCCGGAGGCCAATCCCTGGTATCGCGCCGTGTACCGCGGCGACGAGCCGGTCGGCTTCGTGATGCTGTCGTGGAGCCCGCCGGCTGGTCCCTTCGAGGGGCGGCATTTCCTCTGGCGTCTCCTCATCGACAAGCGGTACCAGAGGCGCGGGATCGGCCGGGAGGTGCTGACACAGATCGCCGAGCTGGTTCGAGCCGATGGCGCCGCCGAGCTGCTGACCAGCTACGAGCCTGGAGAAGGCGAACCATGGCCCTTCTACCGGCGGTTCGGCTTCCGGCCTACCGGTGAGATCGACGACGGCGAGATCGTCTTGCGGCTCAGGCTGTCCGCTCGCTGAGCAAAGCGCGAAGCCCCGCCGGGCCGGCGCCTTGCCCGGCCGCTCGTGGACTCATTGGATGACGGTGTGGCCAGTCGGATCCTCCTCATCGAGGACGACTCGACGATCGGGGAAGTCCTGTCGTCGAGTCTGCGGAGTCATGCGCACGAGGTGGTGTGGGAGCGGACGGGGGCCGCCGGGCTAGCATCGGCCTCCGCCACAATGGTCGACCTCGTTCTGCTGGACCTCGGGCTTCCCGATCTCGACGGCATCGAGGTCTGCCGACAGCTTCGGCGCGCTCAACCCGGCTGTGTTCTCGTCATCCTGACCGCGCGTGCGGCGGAGATGGACGTCGTGGTGGGGCTGGAGGCAGGCGCCGACGACTATCTGGTCAAGCCCGTCCGACTGGCCGAGTTGCACGCGCGAATCCGCGCCCACCTGCGCCGGA
This window harbors:
- a CDS encoding response regulator transcription factor, with the protein product MASRILLIEDDSTIGEVLSSSLRSHAHEVVWERTGAAGLASASATMVDLVLLDLGLPDLDGIEVCRQLRRAQPGCVLVILTARAAEMDVVVGLEAGADDYLVKPVRLAELHARIRAHLRRNEAAATVPAVPIGDLVVDVPRRRVTVAGRDLRLRVKEFDLLARLAAQPDVALSRETLMSDVWDEHWFGSTKTLDVHIAALRRKIGEVAASARACVPEIVTLRGYGYRLELGAPDDSARP
- a CDS encoding GNAT family N-acetyltransferase, whose product is MTSPGVHLREITDANRDAVRALRIRRDQKQFVASVSKSLKQAAATPEANPWYRAVYRGDEPVGFVMLSWSPPAGPFEGRHFLWRLLIDKRYQRRGIGREVLTQIAELVRADGAAELLTSYEPGEGEPWPFYRRFGFRPTGEIDDGEIVLRLRLSAR
- a CDS encoding acyl carrier protein, whose product is MSRSPEISQAIFEDVKAVVVTTLDIEDKADDLGPETGLHGNLPELDSLTVVKLIVALQERFGIEIEIDEIMGDVFGSLGRLAAFVESKVRWEPLVGVDTGRVRHDVSRRAPEGDH